From Thermodesulfobacteriota bacterium, one genomic window encodes:
- the rplF gene encoding 50S ribosomal protein L6: QGLEVSVTGPKGSLSRRLPAGVSVILDNGAVRLETGDDGRSGRAIWGLARTLVNNMVVGVSTGFRRRLLIEGVGYKAEAAGAILTLSLGYSQPVSYSLPAGVKAVVDKSGITLEAMDKELLGETAARIRAVRGPEPYKGKGVRYEAEYIARKVGKTGGKGGKK, translated from the coding sequence GCAGGGGCTGGAGGTGAGCGTCACCGGGCCGAAAGGCAGCCTGTCGCGGCGGCTGCCGGCCGGAGTCTCGGTGATTCTGGACAATGGCGCCGTGCGCCTGGAAACCGGGGATGATGGTCGCAGCGGGAGGGCGATCTGGGGATTGGCGCGCACCCTCGTGAACAACATGGTGGTCGGGGTGAGCACAGGCTTTCGACGCCGGCTTCTCATCGAGGGGGTCGGCTACAAGGCGGAGGCGGCGGGAGCGATCCTCACCCTCAGCCTGGGCTACTCGCAGCCAGTGAGCTACAGCCTGCCCGCTGGCGTCAAGGCAGTGGTGGACAAGAGCGGGATCACCCTGGAAGCGATGGACAAGGAGCTTCTGGGGGAGACTGCAGCCCGCATCCGGGCGGTCCGCGGGCCAGAGCCATACAAGGGCAAGGGTGTGCGCTACGAAGCCGAGTACATCGCCCGCAAGGTTGGCAAGACCGGCGGCAAGGGCGGCAAGAAATAA